In one window of Helianthus annuus cultivar XRQ/B chromosome 17, HanXRQr2.0-SUNRISE, whole genome shotgun sequence DNA:
- the LOC110885845 gene encoding putative uncharacterized protein DDB_G0290521 has product MENLATPEKQPATSQPQQFSPTPTQPSPNTTIPIPPQQPQSTRPTSTSPVLSFSTFFPNFDNNQPTSTQTTSLQHPTTTQTVNLQQSSPYVRIIPDDTPSPIQTQAPNATSIPQATRPVISQQSQPMPNLYRSTIYDQGNNSGDFDDGYEEYDNYVGHRTASTSAICRTGSVKWDYKTNKTIIITPDPCLYPSKSTYSSFSPQNHVRCFFFVTKFFQELHSLQPS; this is encoded by the coding sequence ATGGAGAACTTAGCAACACCGGAGAAACAACCCGCAACTTCACAACCACAACAATTCTCGCCAACACCTACCCAACCTTCACCAAACACTACCATACCAATTCCACCACAACAACCGCAATCTACACGACCTACCTCTACATCTCCAGTACTATCATTCTCAACCTTTTTCCCAAACTTTGATAACAATCAACCAACTTCCACCCAAACAACATCTCTTCAACACCCAACTACAACCCAGACTGTCAATTTACAGCAGTCGTCTCCTTATGTTAGAATCATTCCTGATGACACTCCATCACCGATTCAAACTCAAGCACCTAATGCAACATCAATTCCGCAAGCCACTCGACCGGTTATTTCACAGCAAAGTCAGCCAATGCCAAATCTTTATAGATCAACCATTTATGATCAAGGAAATAACTCAGGTGATTTTGATGATGGCTATGAGGAATATGATAACTACGTAGGCCACAGAACGGCGTCAACATCAGCGATATGTCGTACCGGGTCGGTTAAGTGGGATTATAAAACGAATAAAACCATAATAATAACACCCGATCCATGTTTATATCCATCTAAGTCAACTTACAGCAGCTTTTCACCACAAAATCACGTGAGATGCTTCTTCTTCGTCACCAAGTTCTTTCAAGAACTCCATAGCCTCCAACCTTCATAA
- the LOC118489263 gene encoding uncharacterized protein LOC118489263, producing MGRKRDAGKQKAVEPAAPARERKRRGIGIEIRDTEMEELQTAVIEPQYGLAHVPYTVQWKEGSLSKMAAAYQPELYYEKMGAESMIKANLALEKVVYKPDFKALGFHKMLEDLGWGAMMEFQGNKNGDIYLKSVLEWMSTLTKDDGPTPPKTTTLTGMVNGKPATMSFATLKQLAPFDSKADKFYNYVKENDLFLHQKNLASESVMHRELFMLEKGEVTMKRDHLKPLVRLLFSFVTANVSPRVGDKSMLRLWEIPILYAILTGEIKFSFRHLVLLNVWRCRNQKGKKLTPHVRLISALLEKQQALLPKEKPYNRPHIVYRLSEVCLHENHLYKQTKVWHKIEFSDKAKLKILQWGKEKPSQGGMDDLDSSDEELIRRKRAAGELGGEGSSVRAEELVQYEPRHSGYSWGVFDDEMQARVDSSRPPEYADWELWQKAIYDQGTRQDVN from the coding sequence ATGGGTCGAAAGAGAGATGCAGGAAAACAAAAAGCGGTGGAGCCTGCCGCACCGGCTAGAGAGAGGAAAAGGAGAGGCATTGGAATCGAAATTAGGGACACTGAAATGGAGGAACTGCAAACAGCGGTCATAGAACCGCAATACGGTCTTGCGCATGTTCCGTATACGGTTCAATGGAAGGAAGGATCGCTTAGCAAGATGGCCGCCGCCTATCAACCGGAGTTATATTATGAAAAAATGGGTGCGGAATCGATGATTAAGGCTAATTTGGCTCTCGAGAAAGTGGTGTACAAGCCTGATTTCAAAGCTTTGGGTTTCCACAAGATGTTAGAAGATCTTGGGTGGGGGGCTATGATGGAATTTCAAGGTAACAAAAACGGGGATATTTATTTGAAAAGTGTTTTAGAATGGATGAGCACACTGACAAAGGATGACGGGCCGACCCCGCCGAAGACCACTACATTGACTGGCATGGTGAACGGGAAGCCGGCTACAATGTCATTTGCAACCCTGAAACAGTTGGCCCCATTTGATTCAAAGGCAGATAAGTTTTATAACTATGTCAAGGAAAATGATCTGTTCTTGCATCAGAAAAATCTGGCCAGTGAGAGTGTAATGCACCGAGAATTGTTTATGCTAGAGAAGGGAGAAGTCACAATGAAGCGAGACCATCTTAAGCCGTTGGTACGGTTGTTGTTTAGTTTTGTGACAGCGAATGTGAGCCCGAGGGTAGGTGATAAATCGATGCTGAGGTTATGGGAAATACCAATTTTATATGCTATCCTGACTGGAGAAATCAAGTTCTCTTTTCGACATCTGGTGTTGCTGAATGTATGGAGATGCCGAAATCAAAAAGGAAAGAAACTGACACCTCATGTGCGCTTGATCAGTGCGTTGTTAGAAAAACAACAAGCTTTGCTTCCAAAAGAGAAACCGTACAATAGGCCGCATATAGTTTACCGACTTAGCGAAGTTTGCTTGCATGAGAACCATTTATACAAGCAAACAAAAGTGTGGCACAAAATTGAATTCAGTGATAAAGCAAAGTTGAAGATTTTACAGTGGGGTAAGGAGAAACCGAGTCAGGGCGGAATGGATGACTTAGACTCCAGCGATGAGGAGTTGATAAGAAGAAAAAGGGCAGCTGGAGAACTTGGTGGCGAGGGGTCTAGTGTTCGAGCAGAAGAACTGGTACAGTATGAGCCGAGACATTCGGGTTATTCATGGGGAGTGTTTGATGACGAGATGCAAGCGAGAGTAGATAGTAGTCGGCCACCTGAGTATGCTGATTGGGAATTGTGGCAGAAGGCTATCTATGATCAAGGGACGAGGCAGGATGTCAATTGA